In Halalkalibaculum roseum, a single window of DNA contains:
- a CDS encoding PAS domain-containing protein encodes MAKQYHVLLIEDDESNAELVRIQLKQIDLDIAFSVVQEWEEVLNRIQHQPPDLIISDYKLPDYTGMDVLMAVRKRFDYLPFILVSGYIGEEKAAEVMLAGATDYAMKDKLDRLKPIVRRELLRYDEAKKEQRRRKRTIKQLENRIKEQDCLYQISSLKELEMTTESLLETAVQLIPNGWQYPDITEAQIRLNGRTFQTEKFRKTPWVLTTVSERLSNDDFEIDIAYLKEMSGKGMGPFLPEERQLLESIRSTLELKINQIKSRIELDKQQHLLDNAYKMADIGHWELNLVKEELYWSDAVKQLHEVPEDYKPDLENAIAFYKEGNDRQTISDAVEQAINSAEPFDVELQIITAKNNERWIRAVGEAEYRNGQCIRVYGSTQNITRQKQAEQELILQKQRLERSQHIGKISDWDYDIETGDISWSPVVYEIYEREPSLGPPSFEELLEYYHPGDKEEFLKTANNTIENGVRYEKDFRLSFTDTKDKYVKHIGIPVRNEEGKLVRLIGIVQDITERKEAEVEQARSEQRLKNITNNINGLILQYRMNSEGVHDLLYVSKGIETLCELTEEEVLKDVNLMWDLILDEDVEKVRASVLKNSQQLTVWNENWRIETPSGKLKWIQAYGTPMKNEEDGSVIWDTLLLDVTDQVKTEKDNKVLLQEVHHRVKNNLAIISGLLTLEIYGMNENGSKLPLQRSINRIQSMSKVHELLYNTGSFSSVNIKDYLQQLSEVIRDTFDVGDGVSVYFDFEDLEVNINVAIPLGMLINELMTNSFKYAFENGKGRIDIGIRTKNGQFHVSYHDDGRGFEKEPDLQNPETLGMNIISTLLKQLGAEFKLQTDKRFALDFSFEGSLKGSHGNIP; translated from the coding sequence ATGGCGAAGCAATATCATGTATTACTTATCGAAGATGATGAGAGTAATGCGGAACTGGTCCGCATTCAACTCAAACAGATAGATCTGGATATTGCATTCTCGGTAGTTCAAGAGTGGGAAGAAGTGCTGAACCGCATACAGCATCAACCGCCCGATCTTATTATCAGTGATTACAAATTGCCGGACTATACCGGAATGGATGTGTTGATGGCCGTTCGGAAACGATTTGATTACCTGCCCTTTATATTGGTATCCGGTTATATCGGTGAAGAGAAAGCTGCGGAAGTTATGCTTGCCGGTGCTACCGACTACGCTATGAAAGACAAACTTGATCGTCTGAAGCCCATTGTCAGGCGCGAACTGCTGCGTTATGATGAAGCTAAGAAAGAACAAAGAAGGCGTAAACGCACGATTAAACAGCTGGAGAATCGCATCAAGGAACAGGACTGTTTGTACCAAATCTCCAGCTTGAAAGAATTGGAAATGACCACCGAATCTCTCCTGGAGACAGCTGTTCAGCTTATCCCGAACGGATGGCAATACCCTGACATTACCGAGGCGCAGATTAGGTTGAACGGGCGGACTTTTCAGACCGAAAAGTTTAGAAAGACTCCATGGGTGCTCACTACAGTGTCGGAAAGGCTATCAAATGACGATTTTGAGATAGATATTGCCTATTTGAAGGAGATGTCTGGCAAAGGTATGGGACCTTTTCTACCTGAGGAGCGTCAGTTATTGGAATCCATCCGATCTACACTGGAGCTTAAAATAAACCAAATTAAGTCAAGAATTGAACTTGACAAGCAACAGCATCTTCTGGATAACGCGTACAAAATGGCCGATATAGGTCACTGGGAATTGAACCTCGTGAAAGAGGAGTTGTATTGGTCAGATGCCGTAAAGCAATTGCATGAAGTACCCGAAGATTATAAGCCGGACCTTGAGAATGCCATTGCATTCTACAAAGAAGGCAATGATCGTCAAACAATTTCAGATGCTGTAGAGCAGGCAATAAATAGTGCAGAACCTTTTGATGTAGAGTTGCAGATCATCACAGCTAAGAATAATGAACGGTGGATACGGGCAGTTGGAGAAGCAGAGTACAGAAATGGGCAATGCATTCGGGTTTATGGAAGTACGCAAAATATTACAAGGCAAAAACAGGCAGAGCAGGAGTTGATCTTACAGAAACAGCGCTTGGAACGCTCCCAGCATATTGGAAAGATCAGTGACTGGGATTATGATATTGAAACCGGGGATATTTCCTGGTCACCGGTGGTATATGAAATCTATGAGCGCGAGCCATCGCTGGGTCCTCCGAGTTTTGAAGAGCTGTTGGAGTATTATCACCCGGGTGACAAGGAAGAATTTTTAAAGACCGCTAATAATACCATAGAAAATGGGGTTAGGTATGAGAAAGATTTCAGGCTGAGTTTTACCGACACCAAAGATAAATATGTTAAACATATCGGTATACCTGTTCGAAATGAAGAGGGGAAGTTAGTCCGGTTAATCGGTATTGTTCAGGATATTACAGAGCGGAAGGAAGCCGAAGTAGAGCAAGCTAGAAGTGAGCAAAGGTTAAAAAACATAACGAACAATATTAATGGCTTGATTCTCCAATATCGCATGAATTCTGAAGGGGTGCATGATTTGCTATACGTGAGTAAAGGCATCGAAACCCTATGCGAGCTCACTGAAGAAGAGGTGCTGAAGGATGTCAATTTGATGTGGGATCTAATACTGGATGAAGATGTTGAAAAAGTCAGGGCGTCGGTTTTAAAAAATTCTCAACAACTTACGGTATGGAACGAGAACTGGCGTATAGAAACGCCCAGCGGCAAGCTAAAATGGATTCAGGCTTATGGCACCCCGATGAAAAATGAGGAGGATGGAAGTGTTATATGGGATACACTCTTGCTCGATGTAACCGATCAGGTGAAGACTGAGAAGGATAATAAGGTATTGCTTCAGGAGGTCCATCACCGGGTTAAGAATAACTTGGCCATCATTTCGGGATTATTGACGCTTGAGATTTACGGTATGAATGAAAATGGTTCCAAGCTGCCTTTGCAACGGAGTATTAACCGAATACAGTCCATGTCTAAAGTGCATGAACTGCTATACAATACCGGCAGTTTTTCTTCGGTCAATATCAAAGACTACCTGCAGCAATTATCGGAGGTGATCCGTGATACCTTTGATGTAGGTGACGGGGTGAGCGTTTATTTTGATTTTGAAGATTTGGAAGTAAATATCAATGTGGCTATTCCTCTTGGAATGCTCATCAACGAGCTTATGACCAACTCTTTTAAATATGCTTTTGAAAATGGCAAGGGAAGAATTGATATCGGCATCCGTACTAAAAACGGACAATTTCATGTTTCTTACCACGACGACGGGCGTGGTTTTGAAAAGGAACCCGACCTTCAGAATCCGGAGACGCTGGGCATGAATATTATCAGTACCCTGCTTAAGCAGTTAGGTGCCGAATTTAAACTGCAGACAGATAAGCGGTTTGCACTCGACTTCTCATTCGAGGGTTCCTTAAAAGGATCACACGGAAACATACCCTGA
- a CDS encoding tetratricopeptide repeat protein: MNRAIQFSLAVLIIIGLTLTSVEVSYSQSDNDLAGLATAAFVSLDAKVNTGFTKGFALNNDGLESNDPVAPLFNNMGTHGYTITTKSRVAQDYFDQGLKLSYAFNHAEGHRSFVEVARQDPEAAMAFWGQAYALGPNINDPFPDEERKMAAFEAIKRADELKHQVSDKEKHLIEALSKRYGYRSSPDDAISYSYLAGENTDLAKLNDIYAEAMKDLAEVYPNDPDILTMYAAAVMDMMPWNYWDKNGNPNPGIGEAKQALETAIEINPEHPGAHHYYIHMVELPQPDLAIPSAEVLAGLMPAAGHIVHMPSHIFIRVGRYRDAAMTNIKAIYADEDYISQCLSQGLYPLSYYPHNIHFLWASASLMGNSETALAAARKTAEKVPVGMLQDLSFLQDFYSTPLLAYVRFGKWDEILTVPNPMNQKHTSVIWHYARGIAFLRKDNIPEARQELQALEELLDDASLESFMGNFTNSTSGIAKVAYHVLAGEVKAAEGDYDQAIALLQKGVEFEDALVYSEPSAWYIPVRQTLGNILLEAEMPAEAEMVYRNDLKKVPRNGWSLKGLYNSLVAQDKTDQAREIERRFNEAWKDADIEIDSSVL, translated from the coding sequence ATGAATAGAGCCATTCAATTTTCATTAGCTGTTCTAATTATAATCGGACTTACCCTCACATCTGTTGAGGTTTCATATAGTCAATCAGACAATGATTTGGCCGGACTGGCAACGGCAGCCTTTGTATCATTGGATGCCAAGGTTAACACCGGTTTCACCAAGGGGTTTGCCTTGAACAATGATGGCCTGGAATCCAATGATCCGGTTGCCCCGCTATTTAACAATATGGGCACACACGGGTATACTATTACCACCAAGAGCCGTGTAGCACAAGACTACTTTGACCAGGGCCTGAAACTGTCTTATGCCTTTAATCACGCCGAGGGACACCGATCGTTTGTGGAAGTGGCCCGGCAAGATCCGGAGGCGGCAATGGCTTTTTGGGGACAAGCGTATGCCCTTGGACCAAATATCAATGATCCCTTCCCGGATGAAGAGCGAAAGATGGCTGCTTTTGAGGCTATCAAAAGAGCTGATGAACTTAAGCACCAGGTTTCGGACAAGGAAAAGCATCTTATCGAAGCGCTTTCAAAGCGATATGGATATCGTTCATCGCCCGATGATGCTATTTCATACAGCTATTTGGCAGGGGAGAACACCGACCTGGCAAAGCTAAACGATATCTATGCCGAGGCCATGAAAGACCTGGCAGAAGTCTACCCCAATGATCCGGATATTCTGACCATGTACGCCGCTGCGGTTATGGATATGATGCCGTGGAATTACTGGGATAAAAATGGCAACCCTAATCCCGGTATTGGAGAAGCAAAACAGGCATTGGAAACGGCAATTGAGATTAATCCTGAGCATCCGGGAGCGCATCATTACTATATACACATGGTTGAATTGCCCCAACCTGATCTGGCCATACCGAGTGCCGAGGTTCTGGCAGGCCTGATGCCTGCAGCGGGTCATATCGTACATATGCCATCTCACATTTTCATCCGGGTGGGTCGCTACCGGGATGCAGCCATGACCAATATAAAAGCCATTTATGCCGATGAAGACTATATATCGCAATGCCTTTCACAGGGTCTGTACCCGTTGTCCTATTATCCTCACAACATCCATTTTCTTTGGGCTTCTGCCAGCCTGATGGGAAACAGTGAAACGGCTTTAGCGGCTGCCCGCAAGACTGCTGAAAAGGTGCCCGTTGGAATGCTTCAAGATTTAAGTTTCCTGCAGGATTTCTACAGTACTCCTCTGCTGGCTTACGTGCGATTCGGCAAATGGGATGAGATTTTAACAGTGCCGAACCCAATGAACCAGAAGCATACTTCTGTCATCTGGCACTATGCCCGGGGCATTGCTTTCCTGAGAAAAGATAATATCCCGGAGGCAAGGCAAGAGTTGCAAGCTCTTGAAGAGTTACTGGATGATGCCTCACTTGAATCCTTTATGGGTAACTTTACCAATTCAACTTCCGGCATCGCCAAAGTGGCCTACCATGTTCTGGCCGGTGAAGTAAAGGCTGCAGAGGGAGACTATGATCAGGCCATCGCATTGTTACAGAAAGGGGTTGAATTTGAGGATGCGCTAGTATACAGCGAGCCTTCAGCCTGGTACATACCGGTTCGGCAGACTTTAGGTAACATACTTTTGGAAGCCGAAATGCCTGCAGAAGCTGAAATGGTTTACCGGAATGACCTGAAAAAAGTGCCAAGAAATGGTTGGTCGTTAAAAGGGCTCTATAACAGCTTGGTAGCACAGGACAAAACCGATCAAGCCCGGGAGATTGAAAGACGATTTAACGAGGCCTGGAAGGATGCAGATATTGAAATAGATTCATCTGTGCTTTGA
- a CDS encoding cupin domain-containing protein, producing the protein MKNYFPFFLILLILVGCNQQSETMNQDVATTDTTAEEVSEQRTLPDYDPAMDLTIMDVEGIEVLGDTLGVKMYIGTLQPGDSVGWHFHPDHTVYVIEGGTMEVYFKGMEKQTMELTSGVGFISPSLSDAAVNTGNTTIKLLTHDIYRPRE; encoded by the coding sequence ATGAAAAATTATTTCCCGTTTTTTCTGATACTACTGATTCTTGTTGGGTGCAACCAGCAATCGGAAACTATGAACCAAGATGTAGCCACAACTGATACAACAGCTGAAGAAGTAAGTGAGCAACGTACCCTACCTGATTATGACCCGGCTATGGATCTAACGATCATGGATGTTGAAGGTATAGAAGTACTAGGAGACACCTTGGGTGTAAAAATGTATATCGGGACCTTGCAACCGGGTGATTCCGTAGGCTGGCATTTCCATCCCGATCATACGGTCTATGTAATAGAGGGAGGTACCATGGAGGTGTATTTCAAAGGGATGGAGAAACAAACCATGGAATTAACTTCAGGTGTGGGGTTTATCAGTCCGTCTTTATCAGACGCAGCTGTGAATACCGGCAATACTACTATCAAGTTGCTTACCCATGACATATACCGACCCAGAGAATAA
- a CDS encoding Gfo/Idh/MocA family protein has product MSFDDSISRKDFIRKAGLVFGGTGLVTSGFPSLLLSSSKSKTSNGSNGKLGVALVGLGGYATGQLAPALQQTEHCELRGIVTGSPWKIPVWQDKYGIPDGNVYNYQTMSEIANNDDIDVIYIVLPPSMHAEYSIKAAETGKHVWCEKPMAMNEQECRSMIEAADNNGVQLTVGYRMQHEPNTQTIIRYGENETYGTVQSVRAGAGYNGRPGPDSWRDDAEMGGGALYDMGVYAINGARYATGLEPIAVRGRQWSERAVYSEVDEFTEFELRFPEGVTATGETSFGKSVNYLDVECTDGWYRLSPMQSYSGVQGETSDGTQLRPCGCNQQALQMDDDALAIKEGKAPIVPGEEGLRDIRIVRAIMESSENGQEWIEL; this is encoded by the coding sequence ATGAGTTTTGACGATTCCATTTCACGAAAGGACTTCATCCGAAAAGCAGGATTGGTCTTCGGCGGTACGGGCCTCGTGACTTCCGGCTTCCCGTCCCTACTCCTTTCCAGCTCCAAATCTAAAACCTCAAACGGTTCCAACGGAAAGCTGGGAGTGGCGCTCGTGGGGCTTGGGGGTTACGCTACCGGACAGCTGGCACCGGCCCTGCAGCAGACCGAGCACTGCGAGTTGCGCGGTATCGTCACGGGTTCTCCCTGGAAGATCCCGGTATGGCAGGATAAGTACGGCATACCAGACGGCAACGTCTACAACTACCAAACCATGTCAGAAATCGCTAATAATGATGATATTGACGTAATCTACATTGTTCTGCCGCCCAGTATGCATGCCGAGTATTCCATCAAAGCTGCAGAAACCGGTAAACACGTCTGGTGTGAGAAACCGATGGCCATGAATGAGCAGGAGTGCCGATCAATGATCGAAGCGGCTGACAACAACGGTGTGCAGCTCACCGTCGGTTACCGTATGCAACATGAGCCCAATACCCAAACCATCATCCGTTATGGGGAAAATGAGACCTATGGAACCGTGCAATCTGTCAGGGCCGGGGCCGGCTACAACGGAAGGCCGGGACCTGACAGCTGGCGGGACGATGCCGAGATGGGCGGTGGGGCGCTTTATGATATGGGGGTATATGCCATCAACGGGGCCCGTTATGCTACGGGGCTGGAACCGATAGCTGTTCGAGGCAGGCAGTGGTCAGAACGCGCTGTTTATAGCGAAGTAGATGAGTTTACCGAGTTCGAGCTACGTTTTCCCGAAGGCGTCACGGCCACTGGTGAGACCTCTTTCGGCAAGTCAGTCAACTATCTTGATGTAGAATGCACTGATGGCTGGTATCGGCTGAGTCCCATGCAAAGTTATTCCGGGGTGCAGGGAGAGACCAGTGACGGCACCCAACTTCGCCCCTGCGGCTGCAACCAGCAGGCCCTGCAGATGGATGACGACGCCTTAGCCATCAAAGAGGGAAAAGCTCCTATAGTCCCGGGTGAAGAGGGCCTTCGTGACATCCGCATCGTCAGGGCCATCATGGAGTCGTCGGAGAATGGACAGGAGTGGATTGAACTTTAA